In Rhizobiales bacterium NRL2, a genomic segment contains:
- a CDS encoding branched-chain amino acid--2-keto-4-methylthiobutyrate aminotransferase — protein MRETDADNPYASGCGFQDGVYKPIHEVTVSVLDWGFNKSDVTYDVVHVKDGAFFRLGHHLDRFRASMKGLRMSIPYGREEIAEILSECVRKAGLRNAYVAMVTTRGVPAPGTPRKPSLIENRFIAYAVPWVDVISPEVQERGAHLIIARTPRIPSASVDPTIKNYHWGDMIRALFEAEDAGADTAVLLDREGHVTEGPGFNVFAVIDGVVISPDRGALEGITRRSVLDLCAELGIPAEIRALTADELREADEVFTSTTAGGVMPCSRVDGRIMGNDRPGPISLKLKEEYWRRHGEGWDTTPVAY, from the coding sequence ATGCGGGAGACGGACGCGGACAATCCCTACGCGTCGGGCTGCGGCTTCCAGGACGGGGTCTACAAGCCGATCCACGAGGTCACGGTGAGCGTGCTCGACTGGGGCTTCAACAAGTCCGACGTCACCTATGACGTCGTTCACGTGAAGGACGGCGCGTTCTTCCGCCTGGGCCATCACCTCGACCGTTTCCGGGCCTCGATGAAGGGGCTGCGCATGTCGATACCCTACGGCCGCGAGGAGATCGCGGAAATCCTCAGCGAGTGCGTGCGCAAGGCGGGGCTGCGCAACGCCTATGTCGCCATGGTCACCACCCGCGGCGTGCCGGCGCCGGGGACGCCGCGCAAGCCGAGCCTGATCGAGAACCGCTTCATCGCCTACGCCGTTCCATGGGTCGACGTGATCTCGCCGGAGGTGCAGGAGCGCGGCGCGCACCTGATCATCGCCCGGACGCCGCGCATCCCCTCGGCCTCGGTCGATCCGACGATCAAGAACTACCACTGGGGCGACATGATCCGGGCGCTGTTCGAAGCCGAGGACGCGGGCGCCGACACCGCCGTGCTGCTCGACAGGGAAGGCCACGTCACCGAGGGGCCGGGCTTCAACGTCTTCGCCGTGATCGATGGCGTGGTGATCAGCCCGGACCGCGGCGCGCTGGAAGGGATCACGCGGCGCTCGGTCCTCGATCTCTGCGCCGAGCTCGGCATCCCCGCCGAGATCCGGGCGCTCACGGCGGACGAGCTGCGCGAGGCCGACGAGGTCTTCACCTCGACCACGGCCGGCGGGGTAATGCCCTGCAGCCGCGTCGACGGCCGCATCATGGGCAATGACCGCCCCGGTCCGATCTCGCTGAAGCTGAAGGAAGAATACTGGCGCCGCCACGGCGAGGGCTGGGACACGACGCCGGTGGCGTACTGA
- a CDS encoding 1-aminocyclopropane-1-carboxylate deaminase, which yields MKVSKRGAVPPFYVMEVMKAAARREAEGKDVLHLEVGQPSTQAPKGVIEAATTALRKERLGYTDALGMPELRTRIARHYRDYYGVRVPAERIAVTTGSSGAFLLSFLACMDAGDRLALAEPGYPAYRNILTSLDVEAVGVPVGPETRFQPTPEILDGVPGRLDALLVATPANPTGTMLGADDLRALIAWCDGRETRLIVDEIYHGITYHGRAVTAAALSDRVIVINSFSKYFSMTGWRLGWMVVPEDLHRSVECLAQNHFISPPAHSQRAAIAAFDCAEELEANVARYRANREVLLRELPRAGFDRLAPADGAFYIYADVAGLTNDSAEFCKRMLAETGVAATPGIDFDPPRGHRYVRFSFAGSTEEMEEAAARLKTWLG from the coding sequence ATGAAAGTGTCAAAGCGCGGCGCGGTGCCGCCCTTCTACGTGATGGAGGTCATGAAGGCCGCGGCCCGGCGCGAGGCCGAGGGCAAGGACGTGCTGCACCTGGAGGTGGGGCAGCCCTCGACGCAGGCGCCGAAGGGCGTGATCGAAGCGGCGACGACCGCGCTCCGGAAGGAGCGGCTGGGCTATACGGACGCGCTCGGCATGCCGGAGCTGCGCACCCGGATCGCGCGCCACTACCGCGACTATTACGGCGTCCGGGTGCCGGCGGAGCGGATCGCGGTGACCACCGGCTCGTCGGGCGCCTTCCTGCTCTCCTTCCTCGCCTGCATGGACGCCGGCGACCGGCTGGCGCTGGCCGAACCCGGCTATCCCGCCTACCGCAATATCCTGACCTCGCTGGACGTCGAGGCCGTCGGCGTGCCCGTGGGGCCGGAGACGCGCTTTCAGCCGACGCCGGAGATACTGGACGGGGTGCCGGGCCGGCTCGACGCGCTGCTGGTGGCGACGCCGGCCAATCCGACCGGCACGATGCTGGGCGCCGACGATCTGCGCGCCCTGATCGCCTGGTGCGACGGGCGGGAGACGCGGCTGATCGTCGACGAGATCTATCACGGCATCACCTATCACGGCCGGGCGGTGACCGCGGCGGCGCTCTCCGACCGGGTCATCGTCATCAACTCGTTCTCGAAATACTTCTCCATGACCGGCTGGCGGCTGGGCTGGATGGTGGTGCCCGAGGACCTGCACCGCTCCGTCGAGTGCCTGGCGCAGAACCACTTCATCTCGCCGCCGGCGCACTCCCAGAGGGCCGCGATCGCCGCCTTCGATTGCGCCGAAGAACTGGAGGCGAACGTCGCGCGCTACCGCGCCAACCGGGAGGTGCTGCTGCGGGAACTGCCCAGGGCCGGATTCGACCGCCTGGCGCCGGCGGACGGCGCCTTCTACATCTACGCCGACGTGGCCGGGCTCACCAACGACTCGGCGGAGTTCTGCAAGCGGATGCTGGCCGAGACCGGCGTCGCCGCGACGCCCGGCATCGACTTCGACCCGCCGCGCGGCCACCGCTATGTCCGCTTCTCCTTCGCCGGTTCGACGGAGGAGATGGAGGAAGCGGCCGCGCGCCTGAAGACGTGGCTGGGGTGA
- a CDS encoding gluconolaconase, producing MSEIRIVTEGLRFPEGPIALPDGDVLVVEIAAGRLTRCHPDGSTTVVAEPGGGPNGAAMGPDGKCYVCNNGGFRIFERDGRIIPLDQPDDYSGGRIERIDIETGEVEVLYTHCDGVALKGPNDIVFDKTGGFWFTDHGKMRKRERDTTGVYYALPDGSRIVEAIFPSDGPNGVGLSPNEDELYVAETHTGRVWAYTLSGPGEIAGGRRPVRGPQGRLLVGLPGHQLLDSLAVDSAGNVCVATIHNGGITVVPPDGSHVSHVPMPDEITTNICFGGADLKTAFITLSSTGRLAAVEWARPGLALNFLNK from the coding sequence ATGTCAGAGATCCGTATCGTCACCGAGGGACTGCGGTTCCCCGAAGGCCCCATCGCCCTGCCCGACGGCGACGTGCTGGTCGTGGAGATCGCCGCCGGCCGGCTGACCCGCTGCCACCCGGACGGTTCGACGACCGTCGTCGCAGAGCCCGGCGGCGGCCCCAACGGCGCCGCGATGGGCCCCGACGGCAAGTGCTATGTGTGCAACAATGGCGGCTTCCGCATCTTCGAACGCGACGGTCGCATCATTCCCCTGGATCAGCCGGACGACTATTCCGGCGGCCGGATCGAGCGCATCGACATCGAGACCGGCGAAGTCGAGGTGCTCTACACCCATTGCGACGGCGTGGCGTTGAAGGGGCCGAACGACATCGTCTTCGACAAGACCGGCGGCTTCTGGTTCACCGATCATGGCAAGATGCGCAAGCGCGAACGGGACACCACGGGGGTCTACTACGCCCTGCCCGACGGATCGAGGATCGTGGAGGCGATCTTTCCCTCCGACGGACCGAACGGGGTCGGGCTGTCGCCCAACGAGGACGAACTCTATGTGGCGGAGACCCACACCGGCCGCGTCTGGGCCTATACGCTGAGCGGTCCCGGCGAGATCGCCGGCGGCCGGCGTCCCGTGCGCGGACCGCAGGGCCGGCTGCTGGTCGGGCTGCCCGGCCACCAGCTTCTGGATTCGCTCGCCGTCGACAGCGCCGGCAATGTCTGCGTGGCGACCATCCACAATGGCGGCATCACCGTCGTGCCGCCCGACGGCAGCCATGTCAGCCACGTGCCCATGCCCGACGAGATCACGACCAATATCTGCTTCGGCGGCGCGGATCTGAAAACGGCCTTCATCACGCTGAGCTCGACCGGCCGGCTGGCTGCGGTGGAATGGGCCCGGCCGGGCCTGGCGCTGAACTTCCTGAACAAGTAG
- a CDS encoding peroxiredoxin produces MSANGRHDYRIELRWTGAAAGFRSYEDYDRTHRIAAPGKPSLTTSSDPAFLGVPELWNPEDMLVAALSSCHMLSYLACCARARIEVLDYSDDARGTMVEDGKSGGRFTEVVLEPRVVIADAARLEHARRLHGTAHRVCFIANSVNFDVIHNPEVVAR; encoded by the coding sequence TTGAGTGCGAACGGACGGCACGACTATCGCATCGAACTGCGCTGGACGGGCGCGGCGGCCGGTTTCCGGTCCTACGAGGATTATGACCGGACCCACCGTATCGCCGCGCCCGGAAAGCCGTCGCTGACGACGTCGTCCGATCCGGCCTTTCTGGGCGTTCCCGAGCTCTGGAACCCCGAGGACATGCTCGTCGCCGCCCTGTCGAGCTGTCACATGCTGAGCTATCTTGCCTGCTGCGCCCGCGCCCGCATCGAAGTTCTGGACTACAGCGACGACGCGCGCGGCACGATGGTCGAAGACGGCAAGAGCGGCGGCCGCTTCACCGAAGTGGTGCTCGAGCCGCGGGTGGTCATCGCCGACGCGGCCAGGCTGGAGCACGCCAGGCGCCTGCACGGCACGGCCCACCGGGTGTGTTTCATCGCCAATTCCGTCAATTTCGACGTCATTCACAATCCCGAGGTCGTGGCGCGCTGA
- a CDS encoding transcriptional regulator (Glycine cleavage system transcriptional activator; activates the gcvTHP operon in the presence of glycine and represses the operon in its absence) yields the protein MARRLPPLNAIRAFEAAARHLSFTRASEELNVTPAAISHQVKGLEDWFGLKLFKRRNREILMTEAGQMLLPGVRDALDLLESTTQRLSASDGGSELRITCMPSFASKWLVPRLSHFRTLYPDIDVLLSTEERMVDLDVEPFDIGIRSGWGQYPGLTVYRLFDDAVFPVCSPALLNSDKPLRRPQDLAGHVLLHDDYPVGWTEWLAAAGVSGVDPKRGPTFDNSAMLLQAAAEGLGVAMARHALAYADLLAGRLVRPFSITLASDFAYYLVHVPRVAEQPKVAAFRDWLIAEADAYRAQQDAG from the coding sequence ATGGCCCGCCGTTTACCGCCGCTTAACGCAATTCGCGCCTTCGAGGCCGCGGCCCGTCATTTAAGTTTCACGAGGGCATCGGAAGAGCTGAACGTAACCCCGGCGGCGATCAGCCATCAGGTCAAGGGACTGGAGGACTGGTTCGGGTTGAAGCTGTTCAAGCGCCGCAACCGCGAGATCCTGATGACGGAGGCCGGGCAGATGCTGCTGCCGGGCGTGCGGGACGCGCTCGACCTGCTGGAATCGACGACCCAGCGCCTGTCGGCCAGCGACGGCGGCTCGGAATTGCGCATCACCTGCATGCCCTCCTTCGCCTCCAAATGGCTGGTGCCGCGCCTGTCGCACTTCCGGACCCTTTACCCCGACATCGACGTACTGCTGTCGACCGAAGAGCGGATGGTCGATCTGGATGTCGAACCCTTCGACATCGGCATCCGTTCGGGCTGGGGCCAGTATCCCGGCCTGACGGTCTACCGGCTGTTCGACGACGCGGTCTTCCCGGTCTGCAGCCCGGCCCTGCTCAACAGCGACAAGCCCCTTCGCCGTCCCCAGGATCTGGCGGGACACGTGCTGCTGCACGACGACTATCCCGTGGGCTGGACGGAATGGCTGGCGGCGGCCGGGGTCAGCGGCGTCGACCCGAAGCGCGGCCCCACCTTCGACAACTCGGCCATGCTGCTGCAGGCGGCCGCCGAGGGCCTGGGCGTTGCGATGGCGCGCCACGCGCTGGCCTATGCCGACCTGCTGGCGGGCCGTCTCGTCCGGCCGTTCTCGATCACCCTGGCGTCCGACTTCGCCTATTACCTGGTGCACGTGCCGCGGGTGGCCGAGCAGCCCAAGGTGGCAGCGTTCCGGGACTGGCTGATCGCCGAGGCCGACGCCTACCGCGCCCAGCAGGACGCCGGCTGA
- a CDS encoding 5-aminolevulinic acid synthase: MDYGQIFSDAVRQLHDERRYRIFTELERHLGEFPRATNHSRDGRPGVTVWCSNDYLCMGQHPKVVEAMKAAVDRMGAGAGGTRNISGTHHAIVELEKELADLHGKQRALVLTSGFVANEAAISTIARFLPGCVIYSDELNHASMIAGIRHSGAEKKIFRHNDIDHLRELLQETDPARPKLIIFESVYSMDGDIAPLAKFCDLADEFGAMTYLDEVHAVGMYGPHGAGVAERDGVMDRIDIIQGTLAKAFGVIGGYIAASADLVDTVRSYAPGFIFTTALPPGIAAAATASIRHLRTSDAEREKQQERAATLKARLAAAGLPVMPSVTHIVPVLVGEPALCKQATDMLLDDYGIYIQPINFPTVPRGTERLRITPGPGHDDAMMDQLVDALLMVWERLGLQLQPKADAAE, from the coding sequence ATGGACTACGGCCAGATCTTCTCCGATGCCGTGCGGCAGCTCCATGACGAGCGTCGCTACAGGATCTTCACCGAGCTGGAGCGTCACCTGGGCGAATTTCCCCGGGCGACCAATCACTCCCGCGACGGCCGGCCCGGCGTCACCGTCTGGTGCTCGAACGACTATCTGTGCATGGGCCAGCACCCGAAGGTGGTGGAGGCCATGAAGGCGGCGGTCGACCGCATGGGCGCGGGCGCCGGCGGCACCCGCAACATCTCCGGCACGCATCACGCCATCGTCGAGCTCGAGAAGGAGCTGGCCGACCTTCACGGCAAGCAACGGGCGCTGGTGCTGACGTCGGGCTTCGTCGCCAACGAGGCAGCGATCTCGACGATCGCGCGCTTCCTGCCCGGCTGTGTGATCTACTCCGACGAGCTCAACCACGCCTCCATGATCGCCGGCATCCGCCATTCCGGGGCAGAGAAGAAGATCTTCCGCCACAACGACATCGATCATCTCCGCGAACTGCTGCAGGAAACCGATCCGGCGCGGCCGAAGCTGATCATCTTCGAAAGCGTCTACTCGATGGACGGCGACATCGCGCCGCTGGCGAAGTTCTGCGACCTGGCCGACGAGTTCGGCGCCATGACCTATCTGGACGAGGTCCATGCCGTGGGCATGTACGGCCCGCACGGCGCCGGCGTCGCCGAGCGCGACGGCGTGATGGACCGAATCGACATCATCCAGGGCACGCTGGCCAAGGCCTTCGGGGTGATCGGCGGCTATATCGCCGCATCGGCCGATCTGGTGGATACCGTGCGCTCCTACGCGCCCGGCTTCATCTTCACCACCGCCCTGCCGCCGGGGATCGCCGCGGCGGCGACCGCCAGCATCCGCCATCTCCGCACCAGCGACGCGGAGCGCGAGAAGCAGCAGGAGCGGGCGGCGACGCTGAAGGCGCGGCTGGCCGCGGCGGGACTGCCGGTGATGCCCTCGGTGACGCACATCGTGCCGGTGCTGGTCGGCGAGCCGGCGCTGTGCAAACAGGCCACCGACATGCTGCTGGACGACTACGGCATCTACATCCAGCCCATCAATTTTCCGACGGTCCCGAGGGGCACGGAACGGCTGCGGATCACGCCGGGTCCCGGCCATGACGACGCCATGATGGATCAACTGGTCGATGCGCTGCTGATGGTGTGGGAACGCCTCGGCCTGCAGCTTCAGCCCAAGGCCGACGCGGCGGAGTAG
- a CDS encoding ornithine carbamoyltransferase: MIQGAHFLSIAETPEAELRAVLEDSGRRKAARQGRPKAAPDDDRPMDGRLLVMIFEKPSTRTRVSFDAAMRQLGGETVILNAGDLQLGRGETIADTARVLSGYCDAIMLRTYAQQNLTELAEHATVPVINGLSDSGHPCQLVTDVLTLEEHRGPSRGQIVAWCGDGNNMANSWIEGAARFGYRLRLACPVGLEPDPKVLRWARDNGGDVILTNDPRAAVDGADCVVTDTWVSMGDDAADRHNRLAPFQVDSALMAAARPDAIFMHCLPAHRGEEVTPEVIDGPQSVVFAQAENRVHAQKGILNWCLSTTT, encoded by the coding sequence ATGATCCAGGGCGCGCATTTCCTCTCCATCGCGGAGACGCCCGAGGCCGAGCTTCGGGCGGTGCTGGAGGACTCGGGCCGCCGCAAGGCGGCCCGGCAGGGCAGACCGAAGGCGGCGCCCGATGACGACCGGCCGATGGACGGCCGTCTGCTGGTGATGATCTTCGAAAAGCCTTCGACGCGCACGCGGGTGTCGTTCGACGCCGCCATGCGTCAACTCGGCGGCGAGACCGTGATCCTCAACGCCGGCGATCTCCAGCTCGGCCGCGGCGAGACCATCGCCGATACCGCGCGCGTGCTTTCCGGCTATTGCGACGCCATCATGCTGCGCACCTACGCCCAGCAGAACCTGACGGAACTGGCCGAACACGCGACCGTGCCGGTGATCAACGGCCTGTCCGATTCCGGCCATCCCTGCCAGCTCGTCACCGACGTGCTGACGCTGGAGGAGCATCGCGGGCCCTCCCGCGGTCAGATCGTGGCCTGGTGCGGCGACGGCAACAACATGGCCAACAGCTGGATCGAAGGCGCCGCGCGCTTCGGCTATCGCCTGCGCCTGGCCTGCCCGGTGGGTCTGGAGCCCGATCCGAAGGTGCTGCGGTGGGCCCGCGACAATGGCGGAGACGTGATCCTGACGAACGACCCCAGGGCGGCGGTGGACGGCGCGGACTGCGTCGTCACCGACACCTGGGTCTCGATGGGCGACGACGCCGCCGACCGGCACAATCGCCTGGCGCCCTTCCAGGTCGACAGCGCGCTGATGGCGGCGGCCAGGCCCGACGCCATATTCATGCACTGCCTGCCCGCCCACCGCGGTGAGGAGGTCACGCCGGAGGTGATCGACGGTCCACAATCCGTCGTCTTCGCCCAGGCGGAGAACCGCGTCCACGCACAGAAGGGCATTCTCAATTGGTGTCTCTCGACGACGACCTGA
- a CDS encoding acetylornithine transaminase, which yields MIEAVMPTYARIGISFERGEGAALFTADGRRFLDFGSGIAVSLLGHSHPALVKALTDQAGKLWHTSNLYEIEGQKRLAKKLVDNCFADTVFFCNSGAEAMEGCIKTARKYHSANGNPERYRVITFEGAFHGRTLATMAAGGQKKILDGFGPVVDGFDQAPFGDLAATEKLIGPNTAAILVEPVQGEGGVRVGERAFLTGLRKLCDKHGILLLMDEVQCGMGRTGKLFAHQWTDIAPDVMGVAKGIGGGFPLGAFLATEEAAKGMTAGSHGTTYGGNLLAMAVGNAVIDEVLAEGFLERVNVVSSRLKQGLAAIADSYPTVIRGTRGTGLMLGLECAMTNGDVAAALRARQLLTVPAGDNVVRILPPLVVTDAEVDESLEMIEGACRDLVAKDSAS from the coding sequence ATGATCGAAGCCGTAATGCCCACCTATGCCCGGATTGGAATTTCCTTCGAGCGGGGCGAGGGCGCTGCCCTCTTCACGGCGGACGGCCGACGATTCCTCGACTTCGGCAGCGGCATCGCCGTCAGCCTGCTGGGCCACAGCCATCCGGCGCTGGTCAAGGCGCTGACCGATCAGGCGGGCAAGCTCTGGCACACTTCCAATCTCTACGAGATCGAGGGCCAGAAGCGGCTGGCGAAGAAGCTGGTCGACAACTGCTTTGCCGACACCGTGTTCTTCTGCAACTCCGGCGCCGAGGCGATGGAGGGCTGCATCAAGACCGCCCGGAAGTATCACAGCGCCAACGGCAACCCCGAACGCTACCGCGTCATCACCTTCGAGGGCGCCTTCCACGGCCGCACGCTCGCCACCATGGCGGCCGGCGGCCAGAAGAAGATCCTCGACGGCTTCGGCCCTGTCGTGGACGGCTTCGACCAGGCGCCCTTCGGCGACCTGGCGGCGACCGAGAAGCTGATCGGCCCGAACACCGCTGCGATCCTGGTGGAGCCGGTGCAGGGCGAGGGCGGCGTCCGCGTCGGCGAGCGCGCCTTCCTGACCGGCCTGCGCAAGCTCTGCGACAAGCACGGCATCCTGCTGCTGATGGACGAGGTCCAGTGCGGCATGGGCCGGACGGGCAAGCTGTTCGCGCACCAGTGGACCGACATCGCGCCCGATGTCATGGGCGTGGCCAAGGGCATCGGCGGCGGTTTCCCTCTGGGCGCCTTCCTGGCCACCGAGGAGGCGGCGAAAGGCATGACGGCCGGCAGCCACGGTACGACCTATGGCGGCAATCTGCTGGCCATGGCCGTGGGCAATGCGGTTATCGATGAGGTGCTGGCCGAGGGTTTCCTGGAGCGCGTCAACGTGGTCTCCAGCCGCCTGAAGCAAGGCCTCGCCGCCATCGCCGACAGCTATCCGACGGTAATCAGGGGTACGCGCGGGACGGGCCTGATGCTGGGCCTGGAATGCGCCATGACCAATGGCGACGTGGCGGCGGCGCTCAGGGCGCGGCAGCTGCTGACCGTGCCGGCCGGCGACAATGTCGTCCGCATCCTGCCGCCGCTGGTGGTGACCGACGCAGAGGTCGACGAGTCCCTTGAGATGATCGAGGGCGCCTGCCGGGATCTGGTGGCCAAGGATTCCGCGTCATGA
- a CDS encoding multidrug ABC transporter permease, whose product MQPKPQDIGRVNWIGLWTLYSKEVHRFVKVAGQTVFAPIITTLLFLAIFNLALGDMRGPVGGVPFEVFLAPGLAMMAVTQNAFANSSSALLIAKIQGNIVDLLMPPLSPAEMVSAMAAAAVTRGFAVAVSVIVAMSFFVELPIHSIGWSVLFVLLASLMMGLIGLLTGLWADKFDHLAFITNFVITPLAFLSGTFYSIERLPEFAQAIAHVNPFFYAIDGFRHALVGQGDAPLGLGAAVLFAIDAVLAVWAYALVRRGYNLKA is encoded by the coding sequence ATGCAGCCCAAGCCCCAGGACATCGGACGCGTCAACTGGATCGGTCTCTGGACCCTCTACTCGAAGGAGGTCCACCGCTTCGTCAAGGTTGCGGGGCAGACCGTCTTCGCGCCGATCATCACGACGCTGCTGTTCCTCGCCATCTTCAACCTGGCGCTCGGCGACATGCGCGGACCGGTGGGCGGCGTGCCCTTCGAGGTCTTCCTGGCGCCCGGCCTGGCGATGATGGCGGTGACCCAGAACGCCTTCGCCAACTCGTCGTCGGCGCTGCTGATCGCCAAGATCCAGGGCAATATCGTCGATCTGCTGATGCCGCCGCTCAGCCCCGCGGAGATGGTCTCCGCCATGGCCGCGGCGGCCGTGACCCGGGGCTTCGCCGTCGCCGTGTCGGTGATCGTCGCCATGTCGTTCTTCGTCGAACTGCCGATCCATTCGATCGGCTGGTCGGTGCTGTTCGTGCTGCTGGCCTCGCTGATGATGGGGCTCATCGGCCTCCTGACCGGGCTCTGGGCCGACAAGTTCGATCATCTGGCCTTCATCACGAACTTCGTGATCACGCCGCTTGCCTTTCTTTCCGGCACATTCTATTCGATCGAACGACTGCCCGAATTCGCACAGGCGATTGCACACGTGAATCCGTTCTTCTACGCCATCGACGGTTTCCGCCACGCGCTGGTCGGCCAGGGGGACGCGCCCCTGGGCCTCGGCGCCGCCGTGCTGTTCGCGATCGACGCCGTTCTGGCGGTCTGGGCCTACGCCCTGGTCCGACGAGGCTACAACCTCAAGGCTTGA
- a CDS encoding thiamine pyrophosphate-binding protein, with translation MTTNTNQRTGGQLLVDALAHHGADLAFCVPGESYLAALDALHDRPDIRLITCRQEGGVTMMADAYAKLTGKPGIAFVTRGPGATNATPGLHIAHQDSSPVILFIGQVARDQTEREAFQELDYRRFLSQVTKWTGELQDAGRATEFVSHAFHTAAGGRPGPVAVSLPEDMLRDHAEGALGTPFHAPDYAPVGEDITRFEAMVAAAERPVIIVGGGRWSEETGRKISKFAEANDIPLMTSFRCQDFVDNRGPAYAGCAGIAPDPDLVERIKTADLVIVVGARMGEMTSGRYSYLAIPRPVQRLVHVHPDPEEIGRVYQADLGLVATPAGFAGTIENIVVRKDRGVAKAAHQRFLEFTTPVPMSGDVQMADIVNWMSENLPEDTIYANGGGNCTVWLHRFMRYKRYRTQLAPTSGSMGYGVPSAVAAKLVHPDRHVISFSGDGCFMMNGQEFATAAQYDLPIVFLVINNAMYGTIRMHQERDYTGREIATLLKNPNFADLARAYGCHGAVVEKTEDFRPALETALKQNGPSIIEVRIDPDVLSPTVTISGLQSKG, from the coding sequence ATGACCACGAACACCAATCAGCGCACGGGCGGGCAGCTTCTGGTCGACGCGCTGGCCCATCACGGCGCGGACCTGGCCTTCTGCGTGCCGGGCGAGAGCTATCTCGCGGCGCTGGACGCCCTGCACGACCGGCCCGACATCCGCCTGATCACCTGCCGTCAGGAGGGCGGGGTCACGATGATGGCCGACGCCTACGCCAAGCTGACCGGCAAGCCCGGCATCGCCTTCGTCACCCGGGGCCCCGGCGCGACCAACGCGACGCCGGGGCTGCACATCGCGCATCAGGATTCCTCGCCGGTCATCCTTTTCATCGGCCAGGTCGCCCGCGACCAGACCGAGCGCGAGGCCTTTCAGGAACTCGACTACCGCCGCTTCCTCAGCCAGGTCACCAAGTGGACGGGCGAACTGCAGGACGCCGGCCGCGCCACCGAGTTCGTCAGCCACGCCTTCCATACCGCCGCCGGCGGCCGGCCCGGACCGGTGGCGGTCTCGCTGCCCGAGGACATGCTGCGCGATCACGCCGAAGGTGCGCTGGGCACGCCCTTCCACGCGCCGGACTACGCACCGGTTGGCGAGGACATCACCCGCTTCGAGGCGATGGTCGCGGCGGCCGAACGGCCGGTGATCATCGTCGGCGGCGGGCGCTGGTCGGAGGAGACGGGGCGGAAGATCTCGAAATTCGCCGAGGCCAACGACATCCCGCTGATGACCTCCTTCCGCTGCCAGGATTTCGTCGACAACCGCGGTCCGGCCTATGCCGGTTGCGCCGGCATTGCGCCCGACCCGGATCTGGTCGAGCGGATCAAGACCGCCGATCTGGTCATCGTCGTCGGCGCCCGCATGGGCGAGATGACCAGCGGGCGTTATTCCTACCTGGCCATTCCGCGCCCCGTGCAGCGGCTGGTGCATGTCCATCCGGACCCGGAGGAGATCGGCCGGGTCTACCAGGCGGACCTCGGACTCGTGGCGACACCGGCGGGCTTCGCCGGCACCATCGAGAACATCGTCGTGCGCAAGGACAGGGGCGTGGCGAAGGCGGCGCACCAGCGCTTCCTGGAATTCACCACGCCGGTGCCGATGTCGGGCGACGTGCAGATGGCCGATATCGTCAACTGGATGTCGGAGAACCTGCCCGAGGACACGATCTACGCCAATGGCGGCGGCAACTGCACCGTCTGGCTGCACCGCTTCATGCGCTACAAGCGTTACCGCACGCAGCTCGCGCCGACGTCCGGCTCCATGGGCTATGGCGTGCCCTCGGCGGTGGCGGCGAAGCTGGTGCACCCCGACCGCCACGTCATCAGCTTCTCAGGCGACGGCTGCTTCATGATGAACGGCCAGGAGTTCGCGACCGCCGCCCAGTACGACCTGCCGATCGTCTTCCTGGTGATCAACAACGCCATGTACGGCACCATCCGCATGCACCAGGAGCGCGACTACACCGGCCGCGAGATCGCGACCTTGCTGAAGAACCCGAATTTCGCCGACCTCGCGCGGGCCTATGGCTGCCACGGCGCGGTCGTCGAGAAGACAGAGGACTTCAGGCCGGCGCTGGAGACGGCGCTGAAGCAGAACGGCCCGTCGATCATCGAGGTCCGCATCGATCCCGACGTGCTCTCGCCGACGGTCACCATCTCGGGCCTGCAGTCGAAGGGCTAG